The following proteins are co-located in the Polystyrenella longa genome:
- a CDS encoding integrase core domain-containing protein codes for MIRLSACPRPSRFNVLSDVSESPLEAIFDVDFTTVEVWTRSGLTTFYVMVLMKLKSRQVEIAWITTNPNRQWITQIARDLTGDDGFLENASHLILDRGTSFQPLRSFLKEQSDVEPLLLPPKSPNMNAHLERFMRSLKSECLNKMIFFGKHSLERALREYVAHYHSERNHQGLGNQLIDPDEDVGCVAGKLECCERLGGLLKYYYRDAA; via the coding sequence TTGATCCGATTGTCAGCGTGCCCCAGACCGTCCCGCTTCAATGTCCTGTCAGACGTTTCTGAAAGCCCTTTGGAAGCGATCTTCGACGTTGATTTCACCACGGTAGAAGTCTGGACGAGGTCCGGTCTGACGACGTTCTATGTCATGGTGTTGATGAAATTGAAATCAAGGCAAGTCGAGATCGCGTGGATTACAACGAACCCCAACAGACAATGGATAACTCAGATCGCAAGGGACCTCACCGGCGACGATGGTTTCCTCGAAAACGCGTCTCACCTGATTCTTGATCGTGGTACCAGCTTTCAACCACTGCGTTCGTTTCTGAAGGAACAGAGCGATGTTGAACCGTTGCTGCTTCCGCCAAAGAGTCCCAACATGAATGCACATCTCGAACGATTCATGAGAAGTCTGAAATCGGAATGCCTGAATAAGATGATCTTCTTCGGCAAACATTCCCTCGAGCGAGCATTGCGGGAATACGTTGCCCATTACCATTCCGAACGGAATCACCAGGGACTCGGCAATCAGTTGATTGATCCTGATGAAGACGTTGGATGTGTCGCCGGTAAGCTTGAATGCTGCGAACGTCTCGGTGGGTTGCTCAAGTATTACTATCGCGACGCGGCTTGA
- the cls gene encoding cardiolipin synthase, with amino-acid sequence MSHAISGVLIHLMIQVFVILRVLTRPHRDPSSRIAWIAVIASLPVLGILLYLLFGETSIGRSRIKRLQQVFKELPETASLRLSSTEQHHKSVPEQYRHLFSTGRSISGFENIGGNTASLMADSNSTIDAMIADIDEAQDHVHLLFYIWLGDHNGTRMVEALKRAASRGVICRAIADDLGSRKMIHSPLWKDLEAAGVKLARALPIGNPLTRPLHGRIDLRNHRKILIIDGRVTYCGSQNCADPEFLVKAKYAPWVDIMIRLEGPVVQQNQYLFISDWMSSTSDDIGHLIKQDLPAPQEGFPAQVIGTGPTVRFSAMPEMFESLFHAARQELIISTPYFVPDESMLSALCAAAWRGVNTTLIVPARNDSWIVAAASRSYYADLLKAGVHIHEFQGGLLHAKTLTMDGEVGLIGSANMDRRSFDLNFENNILFYDHDLTSQIRSRQQAYISSSQLVSLESVQAWSLTTRLWNNIWATMSPVL; translated from the coding sequence ATGAGCCATGCAATTAGCGGCGTCCTCATTCACTTGATGATTCAAGTCTTCGTAATTCTGCGTGTTTTGACTCGTCCTCATCGTGATCCTTCTTCACGAATCGCCTGGATCGCAGTAATCGCATCTCTTCCCGTTTTGGGAATACTGCTCTATCTCTTGTTTGGTGAAACCAGCATCGGACGGAGTCGTATAAAAAGACTTCAACAGGTTTTCAAAGAACTACCAGAAACAGCGAGTCTGCGTTTAAGTTCAACGGAACAGCACCACAAGTCGGTGCCGGAACAGTATCGGCACTTGTTCAGCACGGGCCGCTCTATAAGTGGGTTTGAAAACATTGGGGGTAACACTGCTAGCCTGATGGCAGATTCGAACTCGACGATCGACGCGATGATTGCCGATATCGATGAGGCACAGGACCATGTCCATTTATTGTTCTACATCTGGCTGGGGGATCACAATGGAACCAGAATGGTCGAAGCATTGAAACGAGCCGCCAGTCGTGGTGTGATTTGTCGAGCTATCGCCGACGACCTGGGATCTCGCAAAATGATTCACTCTCCACTTTGGAAAGATTTGGAAGCAGCGGGAGTGAAATTGGCTCGGGCATTGCCGATTGGGAATCCGCTCACGCGTCCTTTACATGGTCGAATCGATCTTCGAAATCATCGCAAGATTCTGATCATCGACGGGCGAGTTACCTACTGTGGAAGCCAAAACTGCGCGGACCCGGAATTCCTTGTGAAGGCAAAGTATGCCCCCTGGGTGGATATTATGATTCGACTGGAAGGTCCAGTCGTTCAGCAGAATCAATACTTATTTATTAGCGACTGGATGAGTTCAACGAGTGACGATATTGGACATCTTATCAAACAGGATTTGCCTGCACCGCAAGAAGGTTTTCCCGCTCAAGTGATAGGAACGGGCCCAACGGTCAGGTTTTCAGCCATGCCTGAAATGTTTGAATCGTTATTTCACGCCGCTCGCCAGGAATTAATCATCTCCACTCCTTATTTTGTGCCAGACGAGTCCATGCTCAGCGCCCTATGTGCGGCAGCTTGGCGAGGGGTTAACACGACTCTCATCGTGCCGGCCCGGAACGACTCCTGGATTGTTGCCGCAGCAAGTCGCAGCTATTACGCCGATCTCTTGAAAGCAGGGGTCCACATCCATGAATTCCAAGGCGGTTTATTGCACGCGAAAACCTTAACCATGGACGGCGAAGTAGGGTTAATTGGATCTGCTAACATGGATCGGCGCAGTTTCGATCTGAACTTCGAAAACAACATCCTGTTTTATGATCACGATCTCACATCCCAAATACGATCTCGACAGCAAGCATATATTTCCAGTTCTCAATTAGTCTCACTCGAAAGCGTTCAGGCATGGTCACTGACGACACGCCTTTGGAACAACATCTGGGCAACTATGAGCCCTGTTCTCTAA
- a CDS encoding arylsulfatase: MKSGFRPNANKARVSLLSIAVLLLSGLSSQAQTSSPPPAGSPGATRSIDGKQLPAPDLKFGGTIKNDALSSKAWWAPEIVPPKDAPNVLLIITDDAGFGVPSTFGGVIPTPAMDRIANEGLRYNNIHSTALCSPTRAALITGRNHHSVGFGVISEQSTGFPGYNSLIPEDKATIGRILLDNGYATSWFGKDHNTPAFAASQVGPFDQWPTGMGFEYFYGFVGGDANQWEPNLFRNTTQIYPFEGKPEWNLVTGMADDAIKHMNMLNQVSPDKPFFVKYAPGATHAPHHPTKEWVKKISDMHLFDKGWNKVREQIFQNQKKLGVIPQDTEMEPWPTDVLKNWDDCTPEEQKLFIKQAEVFAAFAAYNDHEIGRVIQTVEDMGKLDDTLIIYINGDNGTSAEGGPLGTPNEVAFFNGINMMPVEEQMKWYDVWGTEETYNHMSAGWSWAFDTPFSWFKQNASKLGGIRQNMAISWPAKIKDKGGLREQFCHVIDIVPTILEAAGITAPETVDGIPQSPIEGTSLAYTFSKEGADAPSQHKIQYFEMFGQWALYNDGWLLSTKVNRAPWEAFGVANPDPLNNQVLELYNLTTDFSQSKNIADQHPDKLKEMKALFIEEAQKYQVFPLDASVAARIVAPRPNITAGRSEFVYTLPMTGLPQGDSPFILNSSYNIKADITVPEGGAEGMILTSGGRFAGYGLYLLKGKPVFLWNLLDLKRIKWEGDKELEPGQHTIEFDFKYDGLGDGTLAYNNMSGLGRGGTGTFKVDGKVMTVITMEKTLPMILQWDESFDIGSDTLTGVNDADYKPPFPLTAQLNKLTINIDRPQLSEADIKKLEDAQRNNKSSE, translated from the coding sequence ATGAAAAGCGGCTTCCGACCCAATGCGAATAAGGCCCGTGTATCGCTGTTGTCGATCGCGGTCCTGTTACTGAGCGGTCTCTCAAGTCAGGCTCAGACATCCTCTCCCCCACCTGCTGGCTCACCAGGAGCAACGCGTTCCATCGACGGTAAACAGTTACCCGCTCCCGATCTTAAATTTGGTGGCACGATTAAGAATGACGCTTTGAGTTCTAAAGCGTGGTGGGCGCCAGAAATTGTTCCGCCGAAAGATGCTCCTAATGTGTTATTGATCATCACGGATGATGCCGGATTCGGCGTACCCAGTACCTTTGGCGGTGTGATTCCAACACCAGCAATGGATCGTATCGCAAACGAGGGTCTGCGATATAACAACATTCATTCAACAGCACTTTGCTCCCCTACGCGTGCCGCTCTCATTACGGGGCGAAACCATCATTCCGTGGGATTTGGTGTCATTTCAGAACAGTCAACCGGTTTCCCTGGCTATAACAGCCTGATACCGGAAGACAAAGCGACCATTGGACGAATTCTACTCGACAACGGCTATGCCACTTCGTGGTTTGGCAAGGATCATAATACACCCGCCTTTGCCGCCAGTCAGGTTGGTCCGTTCGACCAATGGCCGACGGGGATGGGTTTTGAATACTTTTATGGATTCGTGGGTGGGGATGCGAACCAATGGGAACCGAATCTGTTCCGGAACACGACTCAGATTTACCCATTCGAAGGCAAACCTGAATGGAATCTGGTAACCGGAATGGCGGATGACGCCATCAAACATATGAATATGCTCAATCAAGTCAGTCCTGATAAGCCTTTCTTTGTGAAATATGCACCGGGAGCCACACACGCGCCTCACCATCCCACGAAGGAATGGGTGAAAAAGATTTCAGACATGCACTTGTTCGACAAAGGTTGGAACAAGGTCCGCGAGCAGATTTTTCAGAATCAGAAGAAACTCGGGGTCATTCCGCAAGACACCGAGATGGAACCCTGGCCGACAGACGTCCTCAAGAACTGGGATGATTGTACGCCTGAGGAACAAAAGCTATTCATCAAACAGGCTGAAGTATTTGCTGCCTTTGCCGCCTATAACGACCATGAAATTGGTCGCGTGATTCAAACCGTCGAAGACATGGGAAAACTTGATGACACCCTCATCATTTACATTAACGGCGATAACGGCACGAGTGCGGAAGGTGGACCTCTGGGAACACCCAACGAAGTCGCCTTCTTTAATGGTATCAACATGATGCCGGTCGAAGAGCAAATGAAGTGGTATGACGTATGGGGAACTGAAGAGACTTATAATCATATGTCTGCAGGATGGTCCTGGGCCTTCGACACCCCATTTTCCTGGTTCAAACAGAATGCTTCCAAGCTGGGTGGCATTCGTCAGAACATGGCGATTTCGTGGCCTGCAAAGATTAAAGATAAAGGTGGCCTGCGAGAACAATTCTGTCATGTGATCGATATCGTCCCCACGATACTTGAAGCTGCTGGAATTACGGCCCCCGAGACGGTTGATGGCATTCCACAGTCACCAATCGAAGGAACCAGCCTGGCGTACACCTTTAGCAAAGAGGGCGCCGATGCACCGTCACAGCACAAGATTCAATATTTTGAAATGTTCGGTCAGTGGGCTCTTTATAATGATGGCTGGCTGCTCAGCACCAAAGTCAACCGCGCACCATGGGAAGCCTTTGGAGTTGCGAACCCGGATCCACTGAATAACCAGGTACTGGAGCTTTATAACCTGACGACTGATTTCAGTCAGTCCAAGAATATTGCAGACCAGCATCCTGACAAACTCAAAGAGATGAAAGCCTTGTTCATCGAAGAAGCCCAGAAGTATCAGGTCTTCCCGTTGGATGCCTCAGTCGCTGCACGTATTGTTGCCCCTCGTCCTAATATCACAGCCGGGCGATCTGAGTTTGTTTATACGCTCCCCATGACTGGACTTCCCCAGGGCGACTCCCCCTTCATCCTGAACAGTTCTTACAATATCAAGGCCGATATCACAGTTCCTGAAGGAGGAGCCGAGGGAATGATCCTGACTTCAGGAGGCCGTTTCGCCGGTTATGGTTTATATCTTCTCAAGGGGAAACCTGTATTTCTGTGGAATCTTCTTGATCTAAAACGAATTAAATGGGAAGGCGACAAGGAGCTCGAACCGGGTCAGCATACGATTGAGTTCGACTTCAAATATGATGGATTGGGAGATGGCACGCTCGCTTATAATAATATGAGTGGCTTGGGACGGGGTGGAACGGGAACATTCAAAGTCGACGGAAAAGTGATGACCGTGATTACGATGGAGAAAACGCTCCCCATGATTCTGCAATGGGATGAAAGCTTTGACATCGGCTCGGATACACTCACGGGTGTCAATGACGCCGATTACAAGCCCCCCTTCCCTCTCACGGCCCAGCTCAACAAGTTGACCATCAATATTGACCGACCGCAACTGAGTGAAGCGGACATCAAGAAATTGGAAGACGCTCAGCGTAATAACAAATCGAGCGAATAG
- a CDS encoding ion channel codes for MTTTSSTNPSRYSAFQFLICFVLFLCVSPVFDSFPQGHLIETVLLTLVLISAIPAIGGDSRTLMTASLLATPVLVGKWLHHLFPDTVPMIPFLLSGIIFATFIVIHHLKFVLRAREVDTHVLSAGISTFLLIGLLWGFCYLLLDNIYPNSFSIEANLHPTHQLTGFVAIYFSLGTLSGLGMNDVAPASNFAKMLSLLESMVSVFYLAILISRLVSMHMERAAADE; via the coding sequence ATGACGACAACGTCGTCCACTAACCCATCACGTTATTCGGCGTTTCAGTTTTTGATCTGCTTCGTGTTGTTTCTATGTGTTTCACCAGTATTTGACAGCTTTCCCCAGGGACACCTGATCGAAACGGTGCTATTAACGCTCGTACTGATTTCAGCGATCCCAGCTATTGGTGGTGACAGTCGCACTTTGATGACTGCCAGTCTTCTAGCAACTCCTGTACTTGTCGGCAAGTGGTTACATCACCTCTTCCCAGATACAGTACCTATGATCCCGTTCCTGCTTTCGGGGATCATATTCGCTACGTTTATTGTTATCCACCACCTCAAGTTTGTCCTTCGGGCACGAGAGGTAGATACTCACGTCCTGAGTGCCGGTATATCGACGTTCTTATTGATAGGCCTCCTCTGGGGGTTCTGCTACCTGCTTCTGGATAACATCTATCCCAACTCTTTTTCAATCGAAGCGAATCTGCACCCGACTCATCAGTTGACTGGTTTCGTAGCGATCTACTTCAGTCTGGGAACACTCAGCGGACTGGGTATGAATGACGTTGCCCCCGCCTCAAACTTCGCAAAAATGCTGTCACTGTTAGAGTCAATGGTTTCTGTATTTTACCTTGCGATCTTAATCTCTCGCTTGGTTTCGATGCATATGGAGCGGGCCGCAGCAGATGAGTGA
- a CDS encoding integrase core domain-containing protein, whose product MNAYLERFMRSLKSEYLNKIIFFGQHSLERALKEYVAHYHSERHHQGLDNPLIKPGDGVGCVAGKIKCRERLGGLLKYYYRCARKVIFASIPITILRSRNESRSRSFALQQHNRLESLGFNVG is encoded by the coding sequence ATGAATGCGTATCTCGAACGATTCATGAGAAGTCTGAAATCGGAGTACCTGAACAAGATAATCTTTTTCGGTCAGCACTCACTTGAACGAGCCCTGAAAGAATACGTCGCTCACTACCATTCCGAGCGGCACCATCAGGGACTCGACAATCCGTTGATTAAACCTGGTGATGGCGTCGGATGTGTCGCTGGCAAGATCAAATGCCGCGAACGCCTCGGTGGGCTCCTCAAGTATTACTACCGCTGCGCTCGGAAGGTCATTTTCGCATCGATTCCGATCACAATCCTCAGGTCGCGAAATGAATCTCGTTCGAGATCCTTCGCTCTTCAGCAACACAACCGCTTGGAATCACTCGGTTTCAACGTCGGCTGA
- a CDS encoding integrase core domain-containing protein, which yields MELKSRRVEIAGITTNPNRQWITQVARNLTGDDGFLECASHLILDRDTCFQPLRSFLKNQTEIEPVLLPPKSPNMNAYLERFMRSLKTECLNKMIFFGHPSLERSLKDYVVHYHSERNHQGLDNQLIEPDEEVGCVAGKVECRERLGGLLKYYYRDAA from the coding sequence ATGGAATTGAAATCACGACGCGTAGAGATCGCGGGGATTACGACGAATCCAAACAGACAATGGATAACTCAAGTTGCACGCAACCTGACTGGCGACGATGGTTTCCTCGAATGCGCGTCTCATCTGATCCTTGATCGCGATACTTGTTTCCAGCCGCTGCGTTCTTTCCTGAAGAACCAGACTGAAATCGAACCGGTGCTGCTTCCGCCGAAGAGTCCGAACATGAATGCGTATCTCGAACGATTCATGAGAAGTCTGAAAACGGAATGCCTGAACAAGATGATCTTCTTCGGTCATCCTTCACTCGAACGGTCACTCAAGGATTACGTTGTACATTACCATTCCGAGCGGAACCATCAGGGACTCGACAATCAGTTGATTGAACCTGATGAAGAAGTCGGATGCGTCGCCGGTAAGGTTGAATGCCGCGAACGTCTCGGTGGTCTGCTCAAGTATTACTACCGCGACGCTGCGTGA